A single window of Narcine bancroftii isolate sNarBan1 chromosome 1, sNarBan1.hap1, whole genome shotgun sequence DNA harbors:
- the LOC138748427 gene encoding activity-dependent neuroprotector homeobox protein 2-like isoform X1, translated as MYQLPVTKLETIRKSRKKVKRILSDIGLQYCKELLEEFKSCHPGDYYMKNTSWTDFSIWHPSKKSKMSCSICNCHPGKKRCWLSTSCFSSSDVPLLSHLSSFVTPNRKSLALSIFASQDMFFNPDNILAYRAKPFCCSLCNFSTKYMSAYKSHMRCFHEDEMDMEMLVSCPNCVYIAHPEHMRKHAKIFHVDTRKVHNIGNNVNPDQGRLMQPKIYQCKISNVVQPVYFCRVCSYKDASLYGIKKHVFLSHFNSLVNAYIGKVKDQVEVSIYKYFCKGCQMKIVTYDALLYHILDKHREVEGPVRATIGHVTELKPRAHIVPKPQISNTSLPVPLSVNSAVSSCNVRLTGQMLPCVKTAPLAPNIRPIGPVLSSVKSAVSTTNIKQSLPVISTVQSPITTPVQQSLNVLALPQNFSPVSLGSRPAINAFPLQGKLIPVTVATTGPGGAPKPGHVNLVPATFQVGQNNLAIRAVGPVLPQAFLMPQGLAIDQTIRPNLPGNVLSANSQTVKHLIQNNKPINGVPAYTLTPVHFSSPVASAATTSNKPGVLSTTQMPLNVAQTNNMTSGSQQLLKKPSVITGAPMEQKQSPPMAAITQSLTAQTTKAQQWKSCSMCSALLPLSAYDHHIATAHKAEEPNDKPEKIIACATYLQRVRAHICKCLFCRRYVHNNILLSHLLMHGLTCLFCSLTFHDLSTLTEHVKASHARLTFETVKDGVSTTNQINDGIFNLTVKLPIAKMGPNDIHLTLIPNKMSSPRAPLVIEVRRQKMEENEEVEVEVEVMEDGVEVMEDEVEVMEEEVEVMEDEEEMKEDEKEEVILKPLTEEPLSSKCPFCSKSFSSLKYEAHLQERHHVASMLHPLLKIPSFKCIHCHGMYIEGMAPSTISLHLLRCRGLNKQQGNSLPKNTVKSKRAFSDVQKSATELVSNGEGKKLAMSPPKRLKTDVLAINYEVSDLTLNDAANTSHSLPSQDPSTVLALVPNGFENHSYEERKLFLLDYFHKQPYPSNKEIEMLSSILWLWKNDVALVFSTKQRLCLKAMRYKPFVLLGFNMSELKKVNHNLTLGQT; from the exons atgtcctgtaGTATTTGCaattgtcaccctgggaaaaaaagatgctggctgtctacaTCATGCTTCTCATCATCTGATGTACCtcttttaagtcacctctcatccttcgtcactCCAAATAGAAAATCCCTCGCTCTGTCAATCTTTGCTTCACAAgacatgttcttcaatccagacaacatcctg GCCTATCGTGCAAAACCGTTTTGTTGTAGCTTGTGCAATTTCTCAACAAAATATATGTCTGCTTACAAGAGTCACATGCGATGCTTCCATGAGGATGAAATGGATATGGAAATGTTGGTCAGCTGTCCTAACTGTGTATATATTGCTCATCCCGAGCACATGAGGAAACATGCCAAAATATTCCATGTTGATACTCGAAAAGTGCACAACATTGGTAACAATGTCAACCCAGATCAAGGGAGGCTGATGCAACCCAAAATCTATCAATGCAAAATATCAAATGTAGTCCAGCCGGTTTATTTTTGCAGAGTATGTTCCTACAAAGATGCATCATTGTATGGTATAAAGAAACATGTCTTTTTATCCCATTTTAACAGTTTAGTAAATGCCTACATTGGTAAGGTAAAGGACCAGGTAGAGGTTTCAATATACAAGTATTTTTGTAAAGGATGCCAAATGAAAATCGTCACCTATGATGCCTTACTTTATCATATTCTGGATAAACATAGAGAAGTGGAAGGTCCTGTCAGAGCTACAATTGGACATGTAACAGAACTGAAACCCAGGGCACACATTGTTCCTAAGCCTCAAATAAGCAACACTTCTCTGCCAGTTCCTCTCAGTGTGAATTCAGCAGTGTCATCGTGTAATGTCAGACTAACTGGACAAATGCTTCCCTGTGTGAAGACTGCTCCATTGGCACCCAACATTAGACCAATTGGTCCAGTGCTTTCAAGTGTGAAATCAGCTGTTtcaacaacaaacattaaacaaTCTCTTCCAGTAATTTCCACTGTGCAGTCACCTATAACAACACCTGTACAACAGTCACTTAATGTATTAGCACTTCCTCAGAATTTCAGTCCAGTGTCCTTGGGATCGAGACCAGCAATCAATGCTTTCCCTTTACAAGGCAAACTGATTCCAGTTACAGTAGCTACAACAGGTCCTGGAGGAGCTCCAAAGCCAGGCCACGTTAACCTTGTGCCTGCTACTTTTCAAGTGGGGCAGAATAATCTTGCAATCAGAGCAGTGGGTCCCGTCCTTCCTCAGGCATTTTTGATGCCACAAGGATTAGCAATAGACCAGACAATAAGACCCAACCTTCCAGGGAATGTGTTATCAGCCAATTCACAGACAGTAAAACATTTAATTCAGAATAACAAGCCTATTAATGGTGTACCTGCATACACCCTAACACCAGTTCATTTTTCCTCGCCAGTTGCTTCAGCTGCTACAACAAGTAACAAACCTGGGGTGCTTTCTACAACACAAATGCCACTTAATGTTGCCCAAACAAATAACATGACATCTGGATCTCAACAACTACTAAAGAAGCCCTCTGTAATCACAGGTGCACCAATGGAGCAGAAACAGAGTCCACCAATGGCTGCAATTACTCAAAGTCTGACAGCGCAGACTACCAAAGCTCAGCAGTGGAAGAGTTGCTCCATGTGCAGTGCATTGCTACCACTGAGTGCTTATGATCATCATATTGCCACTGCACACAAAGCTGAGGAGCCTAATGACAAACCTGAGAAAATTATAGCCTGTGCTACTTACCTGCAGAGAGTACGTGCTCACATATGTAAATGTCTTTTCTGTAGACGCTACGTTCATAATAATATACTTCTTTCCCATTTGCTAATGCATGGCCTAACTTGTTTGTTCTGCTCTTTGACATTCCATGACCTATCAACATTGACAGAACATGTGAAAGCCTCACATGCTAGGCTGACGTTTGAAACTGTTAAAGATGGAGTTTCAACGACTAACCAAATAAATGATGGCATCTTTAACTTAACTGTTAAATTGCCGATTGCTAAAATGGGCCCTAATGATATTCACTTGACGCTTATTCCAAATAAAATGTCATCTCCTCGCGCACCTTTGGTAATTGAAGTACGCAGACAAAAGATGGAGGAGAATGAGGAGgtggaggtggaggtggaggtGATGGAGGATGGGGTGGAGGTGATGGAGGATGAAGTGGAAGTGATGGAAGAAGAGGTGGAGGTGATGGAAGATGAGGAGGAGATGAAGGAGGATGAGAAGGAGGAAGTAATCTTGAAACCTTTAACAGAAGAGCCACTCAGCTCAAAGTGCCCTTTTTGTTCAAAAAGTTTTTCcagtttaaaatatgaagcgcATTTGCAAGAAAGGCATCATGTGGCATCTATGCTTCATCCACTACTGAAAATACCATCATTTAAGTGCATTCACTGTCATGGCATGTACATAGAAGGCATGGCACCTTCAACAATCTCTCTTCATCTGCTGCGTTgcagaggtcttaataaacagcAAGGTAATTCTTTGCCAAAAAACACTGTAAAGTCAAAGCGTGCATTTTCTGATGTCCAGAAATCAGCGACTGAACTGGTTTCAAATGGTGAGGGAAAAAAATTGGCAATGTCACCTCCAAAAAGATTAAAGACTGATGTACTAGCAATTAATTATGAAGTCTCTGATCTAACATTGAATGACGCAGCAAACACTTCACACTCCTTGCCATCACAAGATCCATCTACGGTCTTGGCATTAGTTCCAAACGGATTTGAGAATCATTCTTATGAAGAAAGAAAGCTGTTTCTTCTTGACTACTTTCACAAGCAACCTTACCCTAGCAATAAAGAAATTGAGATGCTGTCTTCAATCTTGTGGCTATGGAAGAATGATGTTGCTCTCGTCTTTAGCACAAAACAAAGGTTGTGCTTGAAAGCAATGAGATATAAACCATTTGTGCTTTTGGGATTTAACATGTCAGAATTGAAGAAAGTGAATCACAATTTAACACTAGGTCAGACTTGA
- the LOC138748427 gene encoding activity-dependent neuroprotector homeobox protein 2-like isoform X2, with protein MYQLPVTKLETIRKSRKKVKRILSDIGLQYCKELLEEFKSCHPGDYYMKNTSWTDFSIWHPSKKSKAYRAKPFCCSLCNFSTKYMSAYKSHMRCFHEDEMDMEMLVSCPNCVYIAHPEHMRKHAKIFHVDTRKVHNIGNNVNPDQGRLMQPKIYQCKISNVVQPVYFCRVCSYKDASLYGIKKHVFLSHFNSLVNAYIGKVKDQVEVSIYKYFCKGCQMKIVTYDALLYHILDKHREVEGPVRATIGHVTELKPRAHIVPKPQISNTSLPVPLSVNSAVSSCNVRLTGQMLPCVKTAPLAPNIRPIGPVLSSVKSAVSTTNIKQSLPVISTVQSPITTPVQQSLNVLALPQNFSPVSLGSRPAINAFPLQGKLIPVTVATTGPGGAPKPGHVNLVPATFQVGQNNLAIRAVGPVLPQAFLMPQGLAIDQTIRPNLPGNVLSANSQTVKHLIQNNKPINGVPAYTLTPVHFSSPVASAATTSNKPGVLSTTQMPLNVAQTNNMTSGSQQLLKKPSVITGAPMEQKQSPPMAAITQSLTAQTTKAQQWKSCSMCSALLPLSAYDHHIATAHKAEEPNDKPEKIIACATYLQRVRAHICKCLFCRRYVHNNILLSHLLMHGLTCLFCSLTFHDLSTLTEHVKASHARLTFETVKDGVSTTNQINDGIFNLTVKLPIAKMGPNDIHLTLIPNKMSSPRAPLVIEVRRQKMEENEEVEVEVEVMEDGVEVMEDEVEVMEEEVEVMEDEEEMKEDEKEEVILKPLTEEPLSSKCPFCSKSFSSLKYEAHLQERHHVASMLHPLLKIPSFKCIHCHGMYIEGMAPSTISLHLLRCRGLNKQQGNSLPKNTVKSKRAFSDVQKSATELVSNGEGKKLAMSPPKRLKTDVLAINYEVSDLTLNDAANTSHSLPSQDPSTVLALVPNGFENHSYEERKLFLLDYFHKQPYPSNKEIEMLSSILWLWKNDVALVFSTKQRLCLKAMRYKPFVLLGFNMSELKKVNHNLTLGQT; from the coding sequence GCCTATCGTGCAAAACCGTTTTGTTGTAGCTTGTGCAATTTCTCAACAAAATATATGTCTGCTTACAAGAGTCACATGCGATGCTTCCATGAGGATGAAATGGATATGGAAATGTTGGTCAGCTGTCCTAACTGTGTATATATTGCTCATCCCGAGCACATGAGGAAACATGCCAAAATATTCCATGTTGATACTCGAAAAGTGCACAACATTGGTAACAATGTCAACCCAGATCAAGGGAGGCTGATGCAACCCAAAATCTATCAATGCAAAATATCAAATGTAGTCCAGCCGGTTTATTTTTGCAGAGTATGTTCCTACAAAGATGCATCATTGTATGGTATAAAGAAACATGTCTTTTTATCCCATTTTAACAGTTTAGTAAATGCCTACATTGGTAAGGTAAAGGACCAGGTAGAGGTTTCAATATACAAGTATTTTTGTAAAGGATGCCAAATGAAAATCGTCACCTATGATGCCTTACTTTATCATATTCTGGATAAACATAGAGAAGTGGAAGGTCCTGTCAGAGCTACAATTGGACATGTAACAGAACTGAAACCCAGGGCACACATTGTTCCTAAGCCTCAAATAAGCAACACTTCTCTGCCAGTTCCTCTCAGTGTGAATTCAGCAGTGTCATCGTGTAATGTCAGACTAACTGGACAAATGCTTCCCTGTGTGAAGACTGCTCCATTGGCACCCAACATTAGACCAATTGGTCCAGTGCTTTCAAGTGTGAAATCAGCTGTTtcaacaacaaacattaaacaaTCTCTTCCAGTAATTTCCACTGTGCAGTCACCTATAACAACACCTGTACAACAGTCACTTAATGTATTAGCACTTCCTCAGAATTTCAGTCCAGTGTCCTTGGGATCGAGACCAGCAATCAATGCTTTCCCTTTACAAGGCAAACTGATTCCAGTTACAGTAGCTACAACAGGTCCTGGAGGAGCTCCAAAGCCAGGCCACGTTAACCTTGTGCCTGCTACTTTTCAAGTGGGGCAGAATAATCTTGCAATCAGAGCAGTGGGTCCCGTCCTTCCTCAGGCATTTTTGATGCCACAAGGATTAGCAATAGACCAGACAATAAGACCCAACCTTCCAGGGAATGTGTTATCAGCCAATTCACAGACAGTAAAACATTTAATTCAGAATAACAAGCCTATTAATGGTGTACCTGCATACACCCTAACACCAGTTCATTTTTCCTCGCCAGTTGCTTCAGCTGCTACAACAAGTAACAAACCTGGGGTGCTTTCTACAACACAAATGCCACTTAATGTTGCCCAAACAAATAACATGACATCTGGATCTCAACAACTACTAAAGAAGCCCTCTGTAATCACAGGTGCACCAATGGAGCAGAAACAGAGTCCACCAATGGCTGCAATTACTCAAAGTCTGACAGCGCAGACTACCAAAGCTCAGCAGTGGAAGAGTTGCTCCATGTGCAGTGCATTGCTACCACTGAGTGCTTATGATCATCATATTGCCACTGCACACAAAGCTGAGGAGCCTAATGACAAACCTGAGAAAATTATAGCCTGTGCTACTTACCTGCAGAGAGTACGTGCTCACATATGTAAATGTCTTTTCTGTAGACGCTACGTTCATAATAATATACTTCTTTCCCATTTGCTAATGCATGGCCTAACTTGTTTGTTCTGCTCTTTGACATTCCATGACCTATCAACATTGACAGAACATGTGAAAGCCTCACATGCTAGGCTGACGTTTGAAACTGTTAAAGATGGAGTTTCAACGACTAACCAAATAAATGATGGCATCTTTAACTTAACTGTTAAATTGCCGATTGCTAAAATGGGCCCTAATGATATTCACTTGACGCTTATTCCAAATAAAATGTCATCTCCTCGCGCACCTTTGGTAATTGAAGTACGCAGACAAAAGATGGAGGAGAATGAGGAGgtggaggtggaggtggaggtGATGGAGGATGGGGTGGAGGTGATGGAGGATGAAGTGGAAGTGATGGAAGAAGAGGTGGAGGTGATGGAAGATGAGGAGGAGATGAAGGAGGATGAGAAGGAGGAAGTAATCTTGAAACCTTTAACAGAAGAGCCACTCAGCTCAAAGTGCCCTTTTTGTTCAAAAAGTTTTTCcagtttaaaatatgaagcgcATTTGCAAGAAAGGCATCATGTGGCATCTATGCTTCATCCACTACTGAAAATACCATCATTTAAGTGCATTCACTGTCATGGCATGTACATAGAAGGCATGGCACCTTCAACAATCTCTCTTCATCTGCTGCGTTgcagaggtcttaataaacagcAAGGTAATTCTTTGCCAAAAAACACTGTAAAGTCAAAGCGTGCATTTTCTGATGTCCAGAAATCAGCGACTGAACTGGTTTCAAATGGTGAGGGAAAAAAATTGGCAATGTCACCTCCAAAAAGATTAAAGACTGATGTACTAGCAATTAATTATGAAGTCTCTGATCTAACATTGAATGACGCAGCAAACACTTCACACTCCTTGCCATCACAAGATCCATCTACGGTCTTGGCATTAGTTCCAAACGGATTTGAGAATCATTCTTATGAAGAAAGAAAGCTGTTTCTTCTTGACTACTTTCACAAGCAACCTTACCCTAGCAATAAAGAAATTGAGATGCTGTCTTCAATCTTGTGGCTATGGAAGAATGATGTTGCTCTCGTCTTTAGCACAAAACAAAGGTTGTGCTTGAAAGCAATGAGATATAAACCATTTGTGCTTTTGGGATTTAACATGTCAGAATTGAAGAAAGTGAATCACAATTTAACACTAGGTCAGACTTGA